In the Corythoichthys intestinalis isolate RoL2023-P3 chromosome 18, ASM3026506v1, whole genome shotgun sequence genome, ttctgttttttagttgtttgtagaatatcctagaatgattttctgaccagtgtatcgataatcgttgtatcgccatatcgtcagatcatcgttatcgtgagctttgtatcgcaaatcgtatcgtgaggtaccaagaggttcgcaCTCCTACCTTAGCGCATGCCTGGTAAATACCAGTACATTACCGGACTTCAtcatatgtctgaaaggggctacgGTTTCTTTAGATGTAGTTTTAGGACAATTACAATTACTcaaaaactgcatgtttttggattttGTATGTGAATTATTTGAAATCTAAAGGTTGTGGTGTAAAATGTCTTCCAATTGCCGAATGACACAAAGCATTTCACATTGAGATTGGACCTCACCAAGTTTTTCCTGAATCATCCTCTCCAGTGTGTCGCTCATGTTACTGGCGCGAGGGGACGAGTCCTCTACTCGGCTGACGATCTCCTCCTTGATGGCGTTGATGACAAACAAAAGACGATCTACGGGAAGACACCGTCAAGTTCATTTTTCACATAGCCTTTTCACGACCCGGTGCCTTCAAAACGTACCGTATTCTGTGCTGAGTCCCCACAGCTTCACCTTGTTGGCTTCATATTGCGCTTTCTTCTTCAGACGACACGCCCTGTATGAAGTGTCACGTGACCTCGGTGCTCTGGGGACGACGGCGGTCGCGTGAGCGTTACCTGGACGCCAGCTTGTTCTTTTCCTTGCGCGACCACGGCCTGGCGGTGAGCGGCAGCTCGCTGACGGGCGTCAAGTCGCCGATCACCTTGTTGAGTTTTCTCAGCTCGGTGCCGATCTGCAGGAGCTTCCTGGGGTTCGGAGTCAAGTCCTCCACGTCAGTGCGCCGGGACTTCTTCAGTGCGTATTTCCCTACAACCGACAGGGCAACGCACCGATGAGAGAACTGATGAGAGACGCGTGAGAGGTCTGGCCGATCGGGCGCTACCGTGCAGTGGCCCGTTCTTCTGGTACAAGTTACTGGGCAGAGTGTGACGGTCCCACTCGGAAGGTTTCAGCATGCGTTCCTGTTTGGATGGCGTCAGCTGCTCGCTGTACTCCCAGAAGTAGCGACGTTTGCCTCGCTTGCGGCTCGACACGCCAGCCGTCAAACCTTTCACGTCCTCTAGGAGGGACACGTCGCAGCCTGAGGGAGCAGACAGTGGCAAAAAGGAACACAATCATTATCCGACTGTAAGCCGCTACATTACACGTTTATTACAAGTAGACGTCcactccatttgaagtgggagggtggtgcatgtgagagaattttatacatgcttaaaacacaaccattatacattggggcaaataagtatttagtcaaccactaattgtgcaagttctccaacatgaaaatattacagaggcctgtaattgagggtgccctcccacttcaaatggattgacggCTAGACCCATCGATGACAGACAATGAGTggagcagtgtctgaccaagccatgatagaaCACTGGGCCATACGTCAAAATAGGTCCTCACATGAAATCAGTCCATGATGAAAACAGATTGGGGGCCATTAAAACGACTAgaagtgtgcaaaatttccgattcttagattattcgcgattcggccgtggaagattctagaacgattcacaaacatccaatttccgattattgaaatatgccaagtaaagcggaagtacaacacactcagcgcgccgcgcggtcttcgggacaataaggaacggagcgagagcagctaaacatcatgcttctcattacccgtccCCTctggtaacgccaatgctcaactcacggctctagctcaactcatgccacgagataaaaaaacacaacaacatacctgactgctgctgaaaagctgctacaaagtacatccacataatgatacggtagatatcatttatataggactagctacaatatagattcggtagcgttagcagcacacctacaaaaagctagatgcgggcgttagtaaacggccgccatcttaaagcagtacacttccctgcaaggctgttgtagcgaaccttccaagtaaacctaattaactttttatctaaaatactcctaaatcggtaaaatattgacttgaatcaatctttaaaatagttttaaaactttcacatgtcgaaagtagacaaaagagaaattatggaataacgggagcaattttaacaactttatcagttgattcacaacattaaattaattgaatgtagtttaaagctgctgatacagaatggggactggagttttttatttactgttatttttgtatattttttttactgctatatgttaacttgatactgaaatagtagtttggtttagcctgagagtatttttgaacaattttggaaaccaatgtacaaaacaaaaaaaggaggggggtgcatcaataatcatttaataatcgaatcggagcctctgaatcgtaatcgtaatcgaatcgttaggtgcccaaagattcccagctctaaaaaCGACGTTAAAAAATATTTCCCAGGGTTcctaacagttgtatttttctggttctttcAACAAAAGAATAAAGATGTGCACATTCTtagtttttgtgtttgtatgTGAGTGCGTGTTTATACCAGGCTCTGAGAAGGCATCGCTCATGTCGTCGTCCTTGTCGGCCTCATAGTCCTCATCTTCATCCTCGTCCTCTTCCTCGTTGTCGGACAGCTCGTGCTCGCTCCCGAAGCCTTCATCGTGGTCTTCGTCGTGGTCTTCGTCATCCAACTCCAGCCCGTCGCCCTCATCGtcttcctcttcttcttcctcttcttcctcctcctcttcttcctcttcctcctcatcCAGCTGCGAAAGGCTCCTCCTGGCCAGGCGGCTTCGGGTGAGAAACAAGGAGTAGTTGTGTTCTTCTTCTTTGCTCTTCTCCTCTTCCACCACGGTACTGGCGCCACCGTCCGGCCCCCCGGGTATGCTGCGCTCCAAGGCGGCGCCGACATCTTCCAGCTGAGGCGCGGCGGCAGGCTTTCTAGCAGTGGCATTGAAGCTGCAGCCGGCGGGCGTCGCCAGCGAGGCGGCGTCGGCTGATGTGGATGCCACGGACACCGTGTTATCGCGCTGGAGGGGTGCGGGGACTTCCGCCCTCTCGAAGTAGGTCTGCGATGGGGGGTCAGTTTGAGCTTTGTGAGCACTCAGGCGGACTTTGGCTTTTCGGACAAAGTCAAAGTTGGCCAACAGAGCGCCCGTCTTGGACGCTCGTGCCTGGCCTTTCACTTGGGGGGCATGGTCCTGGGCCAGGCGCGATTGGGCCTGGGTCTTGGTCATGGTCTCGGTGCTAGAGGGGATCGGCCGGGTGGCCTTCCGGAAACCCTCAGGGAAGTCAGGGACGAGGCTCCTAGAATGGCGGGACGAAGACCCCGGGAGCGGCGTCCTCTTGTCGGGGGCGGGTAGCTGCGTAGGTTCGGCTGGGGGGCAGAGAGCCTCGCACACTGGCTGAGAGTCCTCGCTGTTGAGCTGAGCCAGAGTGGGTGTCTGGCCGATCACTTCCTCATCCTGATACGGGCTGGAGAAGTCATCCAAGCCCAGAAAGTCCACCTCCTTGGTGCCCCAGATGTCGCAGCTGGTCAGACGTGTATATCTGTGTGCAAAAAAACCCACACGCAAAATACGCAGGTTACATGTGAAGTTCACCACGGGGGCGTGGCCAGTCAGCACTCCCACCTGGTGAGGTCCTCCCAGTACGAGTCCCACTGCTCAAAAGCCGGAGCGCCGTGAGCAGTGTCGCACTCTCCGAGCGCCATCATCAGCTGCTGCTCCGCGCCCACCTCGCAATCTTTGGCGCCGTCGGCCACGCCCATCGTGCCGTCGCCGTACGGGCTCTGTCGGTGACTCATGTCTCTGTCCTGAAAGGGGTAACAGCACTTTGTCATATTTCAAACAAACTTGATcgatttaaagggttaacttcACTATTTTCACATAGTGAGTGAtcaatttcatattttaatgtgacttaACACATGCTTCATGACAAAACAAGTGTCACTTTTGAAAGTCTTAAACATCTGATTACTCTGAACTGGGAGGGCAtctcttccagttcaaatgtattggacgtctactagtgtcaaactaatttaaattcacaggataaaaaaagtgaCATGATTGGTcgtctatcatcatcaatggcactgaaagagttgacaAATTCTACATTATGACTGGAAAAAGCATCAGTTTCATGTTATGTGATAAATTTCAAATCTAAAGTGATAAAACTTCATGTTTTAATGCAACAGATTTCACCTTTACATCATAAATTCTACATTATAACCAGGAGAAATTTCCAAACCATTACAAAcgtgataaatgtcacttttgaaaATGAGAAATTTAATGTTATGTGACAATtgtcttatttattttaaaaaatatatgtggcggaaaacacagacaaggctgaaaaagcagtttctgctcttgcataactcattaaaataaactgctgtattttaagccagaagaactgttatgtttgatagaacaatatgtctatatgctgccatagcagtttcattatgcattaagcccccgaaccatttttaagttgtccgttttaccctggagacccccgtttacagacacggcgcaactgcttttgtttcaacccagccataaaaagaaatatatttatcaTTCCAAATGTCTATCTTACAAACATTGaccgatgtctaatatttagtttaaaaaaaaaaaaacaacaacaacaaaaaaagactttataaaattattcactcacatatcttaaacttttcaacaaattacatcaaaatgaaaaaaatagtatcTATAAAAAGGTCACACCTCATATTTATCgcttatttttatttgcatttccctgatattttagatgataaataatcgatccaaacaaagaaaaactgaaaaaaaaattttttaaagggtaaatattagggctgtcaaatgatgatccagttaattacagcttaaaaatgaattaatcataattaatcgcaattaatcgcaattcaaaccatctatatactatgccatatttttctgtaaattattgttggaatggaaagataagacacaagatggatatatatattcaacatgcgatACATAAGgaccgtatttgtttattataacaataaatcaacaagatggcattaacattattaacattctgttaaagcgatccatggatagaaagacttatagttcttaaaggaAATATGTTAATACAAgctattgaaattttatattaaaacccctctaaatgttttcgttttaataaaatttgtaaaattttcaatcaaaaaataaactaggagcccgccattgttgatgtcaataattacttacacaatgctcctgggtgctgaagcctataaaatcagtcgcacccaagcaccagcagagggcagcaaaactccacaaaacacaattaacaagtgggcctttcactcttctgtcatttaaatctgtctgagctgggcaagtgtgttaattgcgtcaaatattttaacgtgattaatttaaaaaattaattaccgctagttaacgcgataattttgacagccctagtaaatatatgaaaaagaaaatctcgaccactccttgatgtccgacccttgcgacccttgttatattaccgtgtttcacccgtaaaatccccaaaaagtctggctgtggccattcacagctgggtcttgacactcggtgagacatgctacacagagtttttggatcgaaaaagggtaagtacgcgataatatcttgttaaaatcatgttgTCTTTagctatgctctctcatgctctcacctcgagtttggGTTTAGcggtttaaattttatttatttttaaatgccctcctttcttcccccagaaaattgagattttacgcTTTCCACCGATGTAtcacacatctatatacagtggggcaaataagtatttagtcaaccactaactgttcaagttctcccacttgaaaatattagagaggcctgtaattgtcaacatgggtaaacctcaaccatgacagacagaatgtggaagaaaaaaaactgaaaatcacattgtttgatttttaaagaatttatttgcaaatcatggtggaaaataagtatttggtcgataccaaaagttcatctcaatactttgttatgtaccctttgttggcaataacggaggctaaacgttttctgtaactcctcacaagcttttcacacaccgttgctggtattttggcccatttgtccatgcagatcttctctagagcaggaatgttttggggctgtcattgggcaacacggactttcaactccaacCACAGATTttcatggggttgagatctggaggctggctaggccactccaggaccttgaaatgcttcttatgaagccactcctttgttgccctggctgtttgtttgggatcattgtcatgctgaaagacccagccacgtctcatccacaatgcccttgctgatggaaggagattttcactcaaaatctctcgatacatggccccattcattctttcctttacacagatcagtcgtcctggtcctgttgcagaaaaacagccccaaagcatgatgtttccacccccatgcttgacagtgggtatgttgttcttcagatgcaattcagtattctttctcctccaaacacaagaacctgtgttactaccaaaaagttctattttggtttcatctgaccataacacattctcccagtcctcttctggatcatccaaatgctctctagcgaaccgcagacgggcctggacatgtactttcttcagcagggggagacgtctggcagtgcaggacttgagtccctggcggcgcattgtgttactgataatagacttttttactgtggtcccagctctctgtaggtcattcattaggtccccccgtgtggttctgggatttttgctcaccgttcttgttatcattttgacgccacggggtgagatcttgcatggagccccagatcaagggagattatcagtggtcttgcatgtcttctattttctaataattgctcccacagttgatttctttacaccaagcgttttacctattgcagattcagtcttgccaacttggtgcaggtctacaattttgtctctggtgtccttcaacagctctttgatcttggttatagtggagtttggagtgtgactgattgagtagtggacaggtgtcttttattccgataatgagttaaaacaggtgccattaatacaggtaacgagtggagccttgttagacctcgttagaagaagttcgacctctttgacagccagaaatctttcttGTTTGTCTTGgtagaggtttacccacgttgacgattacaggcctctctaatcttttcaagtaggggaacttccacaattgttggttgactaaatacttatttgccccactgtaggacaattttgaaattttgccaaattggggtctcagagtggaacttcaggtctgctgagtgttttccgccatttacatTTTGGAACATCCTTCCCTACTTTAGTCGTAGCTGTCACAAAAAAATCACCCCGCCTCCTCCTCCCGCAACAGTGCTGCTCATTCTGCTGTGCAAGCCTCGGCCACATGGGGGCAGTAAACGATGTATACACTTACCAGCTCATACATGAAGTCGGGGTCTGAGGTGTTGGCGAGCAGCTCGGTGCTGGTCAACGCCTGGTCGGCGAAGGAGAAGTGCTGAAAGTCGTCCCCAAAGGGAGGCTCCATCCCACTCACGCTGGGCTGCAGCACAGATATTCATTACTTGTATAGCCAATTAATAATCTCTCCCTATTAGCTTGTCCCGATTACATATTTCCGCTCCTGAGTTTAAGTCAAAGTGGcgtgattttgaggatctgtcGATACCAAGGACCAATCCAATACTTCCGCAATGTATTAAAGCGGAAAAATCACATCTAAATGTAAAATATGTCCTTATTGTTGTGACCTTATCTTACTGTTAGCTGTCAGCTAGCATAACTTTCTCCTGACATCGGTGTTCATTGGCTACAAAACAGAATAATTAGTCAACTATTTATAACTAAtacctacaaaaaaatttagtgCTTCCTAAATTTACCTTTTTTCACACTTTGCTTTTTCTTGTCAGCATTTCTGACTGTTACATCATTATAAAATGCTGACATCACACCTACTTGCATGTTAATTGGCAAACAACACGGCCGCTCCTCACATCTGTAATTAGGAGCAACTTCTGCCAAGTTACAACACGTGGATTCACACGGTGACGTGTGGCAAAAGCCCACCTGAGGCATCGCAAGGCACAGCTTAGCGCTCCAGCGGTGGGGAACCTCTGGGCCCGGTGTCCAGTCCCAGAGGTGCGAGGGCGGTCGAGGGAAGGGGTCCGGGGGGACTCTGCGTCGTGGCTCTTGTTGATCTAATGAAAGAGAATCGAATAAAAAAGACTGCACAGAACAGTAACGatcaggggtgtgacaaaatatcgaaatggtgacatATCGTgacactttgtatcccaaaaggttatcgatatgctcctgccaagaatcgaggtaTCGTTTGGAAAAGgtttcaatgtctaaaaaaaaaaataataaaaatgaaccaaca is a window encoding:
- the crebrf gene encoding CREB3 regulatory factor; this translates as MPQPSVSGMEPPFGDDFQHFSFADQALTSTELLANTSDPDFMYELDRDMSHRQSPYGDGTMGVADGAKDCEVGAEQQLMMALGECDTAHGAPAFEQWDSYWEDLTRYTRLTSCDIWGTKEVDFLGLDDFSSPYQDEEVIGQTPTLAQLNSEDSQPVCEALCPPAEPTQLPAPDKRTPLPGSSSRHSRSLVPDFPEGFRKATRPIPSSTETMTKTQAQSRLAQDHAPQVKGQARASKTGALLANFDFVRKAKVRLSAHKAQTDPPSQTYFERAEVPAPLQRDNTVSVASTSADAASLATPAGCSFNATARKPAAAPQLEDVGAALERSIPGGPDGGASTVVEEEKSKEEEHNYSLFLTRSRLARRSLSQLDEEEEEEEEEEEEEEEEEDDEGDGLELDDEDHDEDHDEGFGSEHELSDNEEEDEDEDEDYEADKDDDMSDAFSEPGCDVSLLEDVKGLTAGVSSRKRGKRRYFWEYSEQLTPSKQERMLKPSEWDRHTLPSNLYQKNGPLHGKYALKKSRRTDVEDLTPNPRKLLQIGTELRKLNKVIGDLTPVSELPLTARPWSRKEKNKLASRACRLKKKAQYEANKVKLWGLSTEYDRLLFVINAIKEEIVSRVEDSSPRASNMSDTLERMIQEKLVSPPVAGQTSDFVNKILENTGCGDPTGGLVGLRVPTSKM